TCAAGGGCAAGCTCAGATAGGGCGCTGCCCGTTGTTCACCGCGCCGCGCCGGGCGTCCGGGAAATCGCGGGAGCGAACCGCAGCACCGCATAGCCGCAGATCGCCGACAGCAGTGATCCGCCCAGCACGCCGATCTTCACCTCGTCGCCGAGCAGCGGATCGTCGAAGGCGAGGCCGCCGATGAACAGGCTCATCGTGAAGCCGATGCCGCAGAGCAGCGCCACGCCGTAGACCTGGGCCCAGCTGGCGCCTGCGGGCCGCCGCGCGAGGCCACAGGCGACCGCGAGACGCACGCTGGCGAAGATGCCGACCTGCTTGCCCAGGAACAGCCCGAGCGCGATCCCCAGCGGCAGCGGTGCCAGCAGCTGCGCGACCCCAACCCCGGCGAAGGAAACTCCCGCATTGGCGAAACCGAACAGCGGCACGATGCCGAAGGCCACCCAGGGGTGCAGCGCATGTTCGAGCCGTTCGAGTGGCGACGTCCTGCCGACCTGCGCCGGAATGGCGAAGGCGGCCAGTACGCCTGCGATCGTCGCGTGGACGCCCGACAGCAGCACCGCCAGCCACAGCCCCGCCGCGAGCAGCAGATAGGGCCAGAGTGCGCGGACGCCTATCCGCCCGAGCACGGCCATCGCTGCCCAGATGAGCAGCGCCGCCAGCAGCGCCGGGCCGCTGATCGAGGCGGTATAGGCCAGCGCGATGATCCCCACCGCGCCCATGTCGTCGACGATGGCGACCGTGGTCAGAAACAGCTTGAGCGAGGCCGGCGCGTGCGATCCAAGCAGCGCGAGCACGCCGATCGCGAAGGCGATGTCCGTCGCGCTCGGGATCGCCCAGCCGCGCAGCAGCGGACCGGCGGCCCCTGTCGCCGTCAGGTACACCAGCGCCGGCATCGCCATCCCGACGGCCGCTGCGATGCAGGGCAGGATGCGGTCGGGCCAGGTCGCCAGATGACCGTGCAGCCACTCGCGTTTGATCTCAAGGCCGACGAGCAGGAAGAAGACCGCCATCAGCCCGTCGTTTATCCAGTGAAGCAGACTGAGTGGCCCGAGCGGGGCTTCCAGCGCCGCAAAATAGAGGGACGCGGCCGGGCTGTTGGCGAACAGCATCGCCGCCGCTGCGGCCGCGAACAGGGCGATTCCCCCGGCGGCCTCGGTCTTCAGGAAATCGCGCAACGCACCCATGGCATCATCCTAGAGTCTTAGAACGCCGATGTCGAAAGCTGCCGTAACGTCATACCATGGTCTTAAAGCCGGGTGGCCTGCCGGTTCCGGTAACCTTGCGGTCATCATATCGGCCCAGCGCTATGCCCATGACATCGCAGCGCGACATATTGCTGGCCCGGCTCGACGAGCACCAGGCCAAGGCTCTTGAGATCATCAAGCGCGGTGACATGTTGCTCGCGCCGGTTGCGGAGCCCGATCCCCTTCTGCTGGTCCAGTCGCGCTGGGAACTGACCCGCATCCTCGTCGCTTATCAGGCCTTCAAGCATCATGAGTTGTTCAACCCGATCATCCGCAGCGGCGCGCCCGACAAGGCGCGACTGGCCGAGCAGATGAAGCGCGAGTGCGTGGCGATCGGCGATGAGTATCGTGAGCATGTCGCGCGTTGCACCAATCTCGATATCCCGAAGCACTGGGACAGCTACCGCCCGGCGGTGGCGAAGCTTCTCGCGCGGATCAAGGCGCATATGGCGCGCGAACGCTGGGTGACCGAAAGCCTGCTGCTCGGCCAGCCGGTGGCGGAGCGGGTGGCGGCGGGGCGCTGATCGGCTGGTTCATGGCACCAGGATCGTATCCTTCGCCTCGTCGAGGGTGTCGGGATAGTCGAGCGTGTAGTGCAGGCCCCGGCTTTCCTTGCGGTGAAGCGCGGAGCGGACGATCAGGTCAGCGACGTCGACGAGGTTGCGCAGCTCGATCAGGTCGGGCGTGACGCGGAAATTGCCGTAATAATCGGCGACCTCCTGCCGCAGCAGCGCCACCCGATGCGCCGCGCGCTCCAGTCGCTTGGTGGTGCGGACGATGCCTACATAGTCCCACATGAAGCGGCGGATCTCGCGCCAGTTGTGCTGGACGATCACCTCCTCGTCGGAATCGGTGACCCTGCTTTCGTCCCAGGGGCGGATTGGCGGGGGTGCGGGCATGTCGTCGAAATTGGCCTTGATATGCTCGGCGGCGGCGTCGCCAAACACGAAGCATTCGAGCAGCGAGTTGGAGGCGAGGCGGTTGGCGCCGTGCAGGCCGGACTGCGTGACCTCCCCCGCCGCGTAGAGGCCGGGCAGGTCCGTCCTCCCGTCGAGATCGACCATCACCCCGCCGCAGGTGTAATGCGCGGCCGGCACGATCGGGATCGGTTCCCTGGTGATGTCGATCCCCAGGCCCAGCAGCTTGGCGTGGATCGTCGGGAAATGGCCGATGACGAAATCCGGGTCCTTGTGGCTGATGTCGAGATGGACATAGTCGAGGCCCAGCCGTTTGATCTCATGGTCGATCGCCCGCGCCACGATGTCGCGCGGCGCCAGTTCCGCCCGTTTGTCGAAGCGCGGCATGAAGCGGCGGCCGTTGGTGGGCAGCTTCAACTGGCCCCCTTCGCCGCGCATCGCCTCGGTGATCAGGAAATTCTTGACCTCGAGATTGTACAGGCAGGTCGGGTGGAACTGCATGAACTCCATGTTGGAGATGCGGCAGCCCGCCCGCCACGCCATGGCGATGCCGTCCCCGGTCGCGCCCTTGGGGGAAGTGGAGAAGAGATAGGCGCGGCTCGCCCCGCCGCTGGCCAGCACGGTAGCCCTGCCGGTGAAGGTCTCGATCTCCCCCGTTTTGCGGTCGACCGAATAGACCCCCCAGACATGGCCATCGCCCGAATAGCGCTCGCCATGGCGGCTGGTGACGAGGTCGATCGCGGCGCGATCGGGGAACAGGGTGATGTTGGGATGCGCGCTCGCCGCCTTCTCCAGCGCGATCTGCACCGCCTGGCCGGTGGCGTCGTCGACATGGACGATGCGGCGGTGGCTGTGCCCGCCCTCGCGGGTCAGATGCCAGCGGTCATCCTCGCTCTCGCGGCTGCCGGGGTTGAACGGCACGCCGAGTGCCGCGAGTTTCTCGATCGCGAGCGGGGCATGCTCGACGACGAACTCGACCGCCTTGCGGTCGTTGAGCCCGGCGCCCGCCACCATCGTGTCCTCGATGTGCGATTCGAAGGTATCGCCCGGTTCCAGCACGGCGGCGATCCCGCCCTGCGCCCAGGCGGTCGATCCATCGGAGATGCCGGCCTTGGCCAGCACGCCCACGCGGAAGCGATCGGCAAGGTTGAGCGCGGCGGTGAGCCCCGCCGCACCCGATCCGATCACGACGACGTCGAAGCTATGTTCAGCCATTGCTCGCGCGCGTCAGAGCCAAGAAGACATCCTCCAGATCGGCTTCCTGGGTCGAGACATCGACGATGCCCAGCCCATTTTTTTGTACCGCGGCCAGCACTTCGCCCGCGTTCACCTTGTCCTTGCTGTATGTGATGACAAGGGTACGGCTGCCCTTGAGTTCGACCTTGTCGAAACAGATCGCATCGGGCGCCCGGTCCAGATCGCGGTCGACCGTCACCGACACCGCCTTCTCCTGCGCCTTGCCGACCAGATCGCGGGTCGCCTCGTTCGCGATCACCCGGCCATGGTTGATGATCGCGATCCGGTCGCACAGCTCCTCGGCCTCTTCAAGATAATGGGTGGTCAGCACCACCGTCACCCCGCGCTGGTTGAGCTCGCGCACATATTCCCAGAGCTGCTGGCGCAATTCGACGTCGACGCCGGCGGTCGGCTCGTCGAGGACGAGCACGGGCGGCGAATGGACCATCGCCTTGGCGACCAGCAGCCGCCGCTTCATGCCGCCCGACAGCGAGCGCGCATAGGCATCGGCCTTGTCGGAGAGATGCACCGCGCGCAGCAGTTCGTCGGTCAGCCGCCTGCCCTTGGGGATACCGTAGAAACCGGCCTGGTTCTCCAGCGTCTCGCGCGGGGTGAAGAAGGGATCGAACACGATCTCCTGCGGCACGATGCCGATCGACGCCTTGGCGTTGCGCGGGTCGCGATCGATATCGAAGCCCCAGATCGACACGTGCCCGGCGCTCTTGTTCACGAGGCCGGCCAGGATGTTGATCGTCGTCGACTTGCCCGCGCCGTTCGGGCCGAGCAGCCCGAAGATCGAGCCGCGCGGAACATCCAGATCGACATCGAACAGGGCCTGCTTGCCACCCTTATAGACCTTGGACAGGCCCCTGATGCTGATCGCCGCGTCGCTCATGCGCGGGGGCATAGCGGGTGCGGGCGCGTGGTGCAAAGGCGCAGACAGTTAGAACCAGCAGTCCAAGGAGGTTTGATCCTTTTGCCGGATCAGTTCAACGGTTGGAGCCGTTTCCGAATTGCCAGGCGCTTGCTTGCCATCGGCTGAAAAGGCGAATCCAGCTCTGTTAAGGGTAGAGCGAACATGTTCAAATGGCTCGGAAAATCTGAAGCTATAGGCCCATGCATCGCTGAAGTTGGTTCTTTGGCTTTCAATGCCCACCATCGTTAGGCCACGCCAACGCGCCTTTACAGGAAGGCGTGCTTCCATCACCGATTCGTTCTCCTCTTCCATTTCAGGTGCGCGCAATTCGTGGAGCGTCGGGGAGCCAAAAGCCGATAAATAGCGTTCGGCGGCGACGACCTTGCCCAGTGTGATCGGCTGACCATCACCATAGCTGTGCAAGCCGTCCATGAGGCGCTCGCCTTCTTTATTGAGATAACACAGGCTGGGATCGGTAAAGACGATGAGCTCATCCAAGGTGATCAATGATGGTTGTCGCGGCGGTTCGGATTGCTTGGGTGCGGCGGAGGCTTGAGGAACAGTTTTAGATTTCGAGGAATCGCCGTCGCTAGGCGAAGGGCGCTCGCAACTCGCCATAGTCAGACTGGCTACCAACACGATCAACTGTCGCTTCATTCTTCGATCCAATCGTCACCCTGATGGCCATTAGGATATCGGGCGCCGCGATGCATGGCATCCCTCTCTCGAAAGCGGCGGAGGCGTCTCCCCCTGCCTCCGAAAGGATCGTCTTCGGGTGGAGCGATTAACCGGCCGTTCCGATCAAAGGCTTGAACATGGACATGCGGTCCGGTTGAGCGTCCGTTGGTGGAGTCTCCGTAACGCCCTATCGCGTCACCTCTTCGAACTTGGGTACCCTCCGGCAGAGTCGACGAGGGATCAAGATGACCATAGCCAATCCGACTACCATCAGGTCTCTCGATCCAGGTGCGCCATCCTAATCCCCGGTTGTGGTCGTTAGGGTTTTGCCAGCCAGTCATTCCTCGCATCACGATGCCATCGGAGGAGGAATACGCCGTGCCGCGCTGGTGCCGTCGCCCATTCACCACGATATCGTCGACCTGATATCCGCCCGGCCCCGCTAGAGGATCTTCTAAGTCGAAATCGTAAGGCAACCTGGGCGGCGGTTGGGTAACGCTGCCGAAGTCCGGCAGCGCGCCGACATGATAGTCTAGTTTTGGTGCTGGCGATGGCGTTGCCCGTGGCTGCGGCTCGGGGGGCAAGCCGGACTCCAGTCCGGCCATCTTCAGCATATCCTCATAGTCATCGAGGTCGCGCCGGTCTCGGGCGCGTCCGTTTTCCTCGGCTTCCTCCAGCAGCATTTTCTGCCAGACATTGGCGTAGGGACGTTCGGGCAATTTGATCTCCTTCGATTCGTTGGATCGAAGCGTCTCAAGCCATTTCCTACTAATCAAGAACAAAAAGAGAACGCAATCAAGGGCGATGTTGGGGGGAATCAATAGCCCCTGTGCATCCGCTCCAGCGCGATCCCGGCGAGGTTCTGCTTGCGGCCGACATGGCGCAGCCGCACCCGCTCGAAGCTGGCCGCCGCCGTGCGGAAGCGGTCGATCCAGGGTTGGCGGCCACGTTGTCTTCCTTGAGCCTGGCGGATCACCGACAGCGAGTCGCCCAGCAGGATGATGTCGGCGAGGCCACGCTGCCGTGCCTCGTCGAGCGCGTGGAGCAGCGCCGACCATTCGGCGTCCTCATTGTCGCCCTGCTCGCCGGTCCGGCGGATATCGGCGATGCCGCCGATCACCACCGCGATCTCGATCGGGCCAGGGTTGGGGCGGCAGCCGCCGTCGAACCAGATGCTGGTCGGCTTATTCATAGCGCCTTCACGTCGCGGGGATCATCACGGAGCCATGACAGCATATCGTGCCCTCGTCCGCCATGCCCTGCCGCTCGCCGTGCTGCTGCTGGCGGGCACCGCCGCGCGGGCGGCCGGGGAGCAGGTGATCGCGCTGAGCCCGGCCGAGAAGGCGAAGCTGCTTGACGAGGTCGCGTCGCGGCCGGCGAGGCCCGATCCCGGCGAGCCCGCGATCAACGGCCTTGGCGGCAGCCGCCAGGTCCATGGCGAGGTCGGCATGTTCGTGGGGACCGGCGGAGCGCGTGGGATGTTCGGATCGGCGGTCGCGCCGATCGGCGACAGCGGCTCGATCGCGATCGCCTTCGAGAACAGCCGATACGGGCGGTTGCGCTGATACTCCTTCGTCGTCCCGGCGGAGGCCGGGGCCGTAAGAGGCTCTTGCCGACACTTCATCCTCAAACGCCTGCGGCCCCGGTCTCCGCCGAGGCGACGGTGATGGGATCGTTGCGCGACTCTGCGCCCCTTGCTAATCGGCGCGCATGAGCAGCCAGCCGACCGCCCCTGAGACCGTCACCGTCACCTCGACCCGCGTCGCCTGCGACGGCGCCAGCGACATTCCCGGCGGCGCCGCGCTCGGTCATCCGCGCGTGTTTATCGAGATCGATCCCGATCTGGGCTATGCGGACTGCGGCTATTGCGACCGGCGTTTCGTCCTGCAGGGCGGAGCGACGGGCGGGCATCACTAACAGGTCTTCATCATCCTGACGGAAGTCAGGATCCAGATACGCTGCCTTCCGGTTCCATTCCCAGCGCTGCGGCAATGGATGCTGAATCAGGTTCAGCATGACGGGCAGGATTTTCGGAGCTTCCACGCCAATAATCCCTATTGGGCTTCGCGCCCGAGCGCCTATATCGGGCGCATGACGATCCTTGCCCCCGACCCCCGCCATTTCCTCTATCGCGACGCGCTCGATCCCGATGCGGCGCTGCGGCTCACCGCGCAGACCCTGAAAGGGTGCGACGATGGCGAGCTCTATCTCCAATATATGACGTCGGAGAGCTTTGGCTTCGACGACGGGCGGCTGAAGACCGCCGACTACAACACGCAGGCGGGCTTCGGCCTGCGCGGCGTATCGGGCGAGACCACCGCCTTCGCCCATGCCAATGAGCTGAGCGAGGCCGCGATCCTCCGCGCGGGCGAGACGATGACCCTGCTCGATCCCGCCGCCGGCACCCGCGCCGCGCCGCCACGCCGCACCAACACCAGCCTTTACACCGCCGACGATCCGCTGGGCCTTATCCCCTTTTCGAAGAAGGTCGAGCTCTGCCAGCAGATCGACGCCGCCGCCCGCGCCCGTGATCCGCGCGTGCAGCAGGTCTCGGTCGGTCTGTCCGGTTCGTGGAGCGTGGTGGAGATCGTCCGCCCCGATGGCTTCACCGCTTTCGACGTGCGCCCGCTGGTCCGCCTCAACGTCTCGATCGTGGTCGAGCAGAATGGCCGGCGCGAGACCGGCTTCTTCGGCATGGGCGGCCGCTATCTCTACGACCGGCTGTTCGAGCCGGCGCAGTGGAACCGCGCGATCGACGAGGCGCTGCACCAGGCGATTGTCAATCTCGACGCGGTCGCCGCGCCGGCCGGCGAGATGACCGTGGTGTGCGGCCCCGGCTGGCCCGGCGTGCTGCTGCACGAGGCGATCGGCCATGGGCTGGAAGGGGATTTCAACCGCAAGGGCACATCGGCCTTTGCCGGCCGGATCGGCGACCGGGTGGCGGCGCCCGGCGTGACCGTCGTCGACGACGGATCGATCGCCGACCGGCGCGGATCGCTGACCATCGACGACGAGGGCACGCCGACGCAGTGCACCGTGCTGATCGAGGACGGCATCCTGAAGGGCTATATCCAGGACCGGCTCAACGCCCGGCTGATGGGCGTGGACCCGACCGGCAACGGCCGCCGCGAAAGCTATGCCCATGCGCCGATGCCGCGCATGACCAACACCTTCATGTATGGCGGCAACGACGATCCGGAGGAGATCATCTCGCGCGCGGGCAACGGCATCTATGCCAAGAGCTTCGGCGGCGGGCAGGTGGACATCACCAGCGGCAAGTTCGTCTTCTCCTGCACCGAGGCCTACAAGATCGAGAATGGCAAGCTGACCGTGCCGATCAAGGGCGCGACCCTGATCGGCGATGGCCCGTCGGTGCTGACCAAGGTGACCGCGATCGGCAACGACATGGCGCTGGACGAAGGCGTCGGCATCTGCGGCAAGGGCGGCCAGTCGGTCCCCGCAGGCGTCGGTCAGCCGACGGTGATGGTGTCGGCCCTGACGGTCGGCGGCACCGCGGCGTAACAAAAGCGCCACAAACGAGGCCGACAGCGGTTCCATGAGGATCACCGCCCGCCTCGCCGAGGATCGTCATTCCCGCGCCGGCGGGAATCCACGGTTACGGCGCGCAGGAGGCTCCATCGGACGCCGTCCATGGGTTCCCGACGGCGCAGGAATGACGAAGGGCTGATGGCCATAGCCGTCGCCCTTGGCGGAGGAGCGGCGCTCGGCTGGGCGCATATCGGGGTCCTGCGCGCGCTCCAGGATCATCGCATTCCGGTTCGTGCCGCCGCCGGCACCTCGATCGGCGCGCTCGCGGCGGTGGCTTTCGCGGCGGGCAGGCTCGATCCGCTCGAGCGGATTGCGCGCTCCACCAACTGGTTGCGCGTCCTGTCCTATCTCGACATTCACTTCCGCCCCGGCGCGATGCTGGGCGGGCGCGGCATATTGCGCGATCTGGAGCTGCATTTCGCGCGGCTCCAGTTCCAGGAATTGCTGATCCCATCCTGCGTGGTCGCCTGCGATCTGGTCTCGGGCAAGCCGGTGGTGATCAACCGCGGCCCGGTCAATCCGGCGATCATGGCGTCGATCGCGATCCCGGGCCTGTTCCGGCCGGTGCAGGTCGATGGGCAGTTCCTGGTCGACGGCGGGGTGGTGATGCCGGTGCCGGTGGTCGCGGCCCGCTCGATCGCGCCGAAGCTGCCGGTGCTCTCGGTCAATCTACAGGGCGATTATCATGGCCGGCGGGTCGCCACGGCGATCCGATCGCGGCCGGCGCGCAACCATCCATCGATGGCGGTCGTTAGGGCCAGTACGATGCTGCTGATGGCCGAACTGGCACGCCACTCGCTGGCGCTCGATCCGCCCGACTATGCGCTGACCCTGCCGGTCGGCCATGTCGAGATCCACGACTTCACCCGCGCCGACGAACTGATCGCGATCGGCCGCGCGACGGTGGACGAGCATATCGACGACATCCGCGCGCTGGTCGGCCGCGCGCCCCGCAGGACGGCGCGGCGATGGTGAGTCCGGAGGAAGGCACCGAAGCAATCCTTGGCTTCTGGTTCGGCGAGGTCGGGTCCGATCGCTGGTGGGTGCGGTCGCAGGAGACCGACGACGCGATCGTCGGTCGATTCCGGGATTTGTGGGAGGAATGGCGCGATCGGACGCCCGAAAGCTTTCTGGCCTCGCCCCGCGAAGCGCTGGCCGGCGTCGCGCTGTTCGACCAGTTCCCGCGGAACATGTTCCGCGGCCATGCCGACGCCTTCTCGACCGACCCGCTGGCCCTCGCCATCGCCAAGGGCACGGTCGAGCGCGGGCTGGACGACCGGATGAGCGCGGACGAGCGCAGCTTTCTCTACATGCCTTTCCAGCACAGCGAGGTGCTGGCCGACCAGCAGCGCTCGCTTGCGCTGTTCACTGCTCTTGGCAACCAGAACTCGCTCGACTTCGCGAGGAAGCATCATGACATGATAGCGCGCTACGGCCGCTTCCCCGCGCGCAACGCCGCGCTGGGCCGGCCGGACCGGCCCGGCGAGCAGGCTGCCATCGAAATGAGCAGAGCCTGGTAGACTCCGCTGCCCAAAAAAAGGGCAGGGCTTAACTTTTAATCAAACAGCTCCCGAGTCGTTTGCTACCCGGTTTTCGCCTCTTGAAAATCCAGCCCGTGAATCCGGCGATTCATGAAACTGGCACGCTTATTGCGATGCACAATCGGGCTGAAAAGAGGGAGGCGTAATGAAACTCGTCATTGCCATCATCAAGCCGTTCAAGCTGGACGAGGTGCGCGAAGCGCTCTCGGGCCTGGGCGTGCAGGGCATGACCGTTACCGAGGTCAAGGGCTTCGGACGGCAGAAGGGCCAGACGGAAATCTACCGTGGGGCCGAATACAGCACGAACATGGTGCCGAAGATCAAGGTCGAGGTGGCTACCACCGACGACCTGGCCGGCCGGGTCGTCGAGGCGATCCAGCAGTCCGCCAACACCGGCGCCATCGGCGACGGCAAGATCTTCGTCCTCGACGTCGCGCAGGCGGTGCGGATCCGCACCGGCGAAACCGACGACGTCGCGCTCTGATAGAAGGGGGAAACATGACGCTCCACAAGAAGCTGGCGTCCGGTCTCGGCGCTCTCGCCGTCACCGCGCTCGTCGCCGCGCCCGCCTGGGCGCAGGATCTCATCAAGGCGCCTACTGCCGAGCAGATGGCGACCATGTACAACAAGGGCGATGTCGCCTGGATGCTCGTCTGCGCCGCGCTGGTGCTGATGATGGCGGTGCCCGCGCTCGCCCTTTTCTACGGCGGCCTCGTCCGCAGCAAGAACATGCTGTCGGTCCTGATGCAGGTTCTCACCATCGTCTGTGTTGCCGCTCTCGTCTGGGTTGGCTGGGGCTATTCGATGGCCTTCACCTCCGGCGGCGAAAACCAGTTCTTCGGCGGTTTCTCGAAGGCTTTCCTTCAGGGCGTCGACGGCACCACCATGGCTGCCACCTTCTCCAATAACCTCTACCTGCCCGAATTCGTCTTCGTGGTGTTCCAGATGACCTTCGCCTGCATCACGCCGGCGCTGATCGTCGGCGCCTTCGCGGAGCGCGTCAAGTTCTGGCCGCTGATGCTGTTCGTGGTCCTGTGGCTGACCATCGTTTATTTCCCGATGGCCCACATGGTCTGGTACTGGGCGGGCCCGGACTTCCTGCCTGATGCGCCGACCGATGCTGGTCTGATCTGGAGCTGGGGCGCGCTGGACTTCGCCGGCGGCACCGTTGTCCACATCAACGCGGGTATCGCCGGCCTTGCTGGCTGCCTCGTCCTGGGCAAGCGCGTCAGCTACAAGAAGGAGCCGATGCCTCCGCACTCGCTGACCATGACCATGATCGGCGCCTCGCTGCTGTGGGTCGGCTGGTTCGGCTTCAACGCCGGCTCCAACCTCGAAGCCAATGGCGTGACTGCGGTTGCGTTCATCAACACCCTCGTCGCCACCGCCGCAGCGGCGCTGGCCTGGGCAGTCATCGAACAGTTCGTCCATGGTAAGCCTTCGTTGCTGGGCGCTGCCTCGGGTGCCGTCACCGGCCTCGTCGCGATCACCCCGGCGGCCGGCTTCGCGGCTCCGATCACCTCGATCATCCTCGGCGCCGTTGCCACGCTCGTGTGCTTCCTCTTCTGCACCACCGTGAAGAACAAGCTCGGCTATGACGACACGCTCGACGTGTTCGGCATCCACTGCATCGGCGGCATCGTCGGCGCGATCGGCACCGGCATCGTTGCCGATCCGGCGCTCGGCGGTCAGGGCTTCTTCGATTACACCGTCTTCCCGGCGGCGGTCGGAAGCTATGACATGGCCGGTCAGGTGATCACCCAGATCAAGGCTGTCGCGCTTACTCTCGCCCTTTCGGGTGGTGTCTCCGCGGTCCTGTTCTTCCTTATCGACAAGACCATCGGCCTGCGTCCCTCGGCCGAAGTCGAACTGGAAGGCCTCGACATCGCCGAGCATGGCGAGCGCGCCTACAACTACTGATTGCGAATTGGGGCCGGCCTCCGGGCCGGCTCCTCCGGGCGTTCCTCCTGCGAACGCACTGGGCCGATGGGGCAACCCATCGGCCCTTTTTTTGTTATGGAAGGCGGAATCATGATCACAGTCGCCAGCTACAATATCCGCAAGGGCCTGGGCACCGACCGCCGCCGCAACCCGCATCGCGTGCTCGATGTGCTGCACGAAATCCGCGCGGACATCGTCGCCCTGCAGGAGGCCGATCGCCGCTTCGGCGCGCGCCAGAGCGCGCTGCCCGCCGATCTGATCGCCCAGGGCGAATATAAGGCGGTCGATTTCGACATCCGGCCCGGCGGGATCGGCTGGCACGGCAACGCGATCCTCGTCCGCCATTCGGTCGATATCACCGATTACGCGCCGCTGGTGCTGCCGACCCTGGAACCGCGCGGCGCGGTGATGGCGGAGTTGCGCGTGGCCGGACGCGAGCTGCGCGTGATAGGCATGCATCTCGACCTGTCCGGCCTATGGCGGCGGCGGCAGGTCCGCGCGATCCTCGAGCAGATTCAGCGTCGCCAGCCGATGCCGACGGTGCTGATGGGCGATCTCAACGAATGGTCGCTCCACGGCGGCTGCATCCGCGAATTCGGCGGGCTCCACGTCGCACCGACGGGGCGCAGCTATCACAGCCGTCGCCCGGTCGGATGCCTCGACCGGATCATCCATACACCCGATCTGCACCTGGTGGCCTGCGGCGCCCATGCCAGCGAACGGGCGCGGCTCGCCTCGGATCACCTGCCGATCTGGGCGCGCCTCAACTGGGTGCCGGGCGAGCGGATATCAGCGCCGGGCGAGCAGGGGCGCAATCGGCGAGATGTCGTAGCCGGCGTTCGCCGCCTTTTCGGCCAGGGTCGCCGGATCGTCGCCCGCGGCGCCGCGCGCCAGCGCCCAGACGAAGGTTGAGCGGGTTCCCGAACGGCAGAAGGCGAGCACGGGGCCCTTTGCCTCGGACAGCGCCTTCTGCATCGCTTCCACCTGTTGCGCCGTGAAGCCGCCGGGGGTGATCGGGATCGCCACGTAAGCGAGCCCCGCGCCCCGCGCGGCTTCCCGGATCGCATCGCCCGAGGGCTGGCCAGGCTCCTCCTGTTCGGGGCGGTTGTTGATGATCGTCGTAAAGCCCTGGTCCGCGGCTTGCTGGACCTGCTCGACGCTGATCTGCGGGGCGACCGAGATGGTCTCGTCGATCTTGCGGAACATGGATGTCTCCCTCAGTCTTCAAAGGCGCGAATGGCGGCAAGGAAATCTTCGCCATAGGTTTCCAGCTTCTTGGCCCCTACGCCCGAAACCTGTGCGAGGCCAGCCAGGCTGTCGGGCCTGAT
The sequence above is drawn from the Rhizorhabdus dicambivorans genome and encodes:
- a CDS encoding patatin-like phospholipase family protein; translation: MAIAVALGGGAALGWAHIGVLRALQDHRIPVRAAAGTSIGALAAVAFAAGRLDPLERIARSTNWLRVLSYLDIHFRPGAMLGGRGILRDLELHFARLQFQELLIPSCVVACDLVSGKPVVINRGPVNPAIMASIAIPGLFRPVQVDGQFLVDGGVVMPVPVVAARSIAPKLPVLSVNLQGDYHGRRVATAIRSRPARNHPSMAVVRASTMLLMAELARHSLALDPPDYALTLPVGHVEIHDFTRADELIAIGRATVDEHIDDIRALVGRAPRRTARRW
- a CDS encoding DUF924 family protein — encoded protein: MVSPEEGTEAILGFWFGEVGSDRWWVRSQETDDAIVGRFRDLWEEWRDRTPESFLASPREALAGVALFDQFPRNMFRGHADAFSTDPLALAIAKGTVERGLDDRMSADERSFLYMPFQHSEVLADQQRSLALFTALGNQNSLDFARKHHDMIARYGRFPARNAALGRPDRPGEQAAIEMSRAW
- a CDS encoding P-II family nitrogen regulator, whose amino-acid sequence is MKLVIAIIKPFKLDEVREALSGLGVQGMTVTEVKGFGRQKGQTEIYRGAEYSTNMVPKIKVEVATTDDLAGRVVEAIQQSANTGAIGDGKIFVLDVAQAVRIRTGETDDVAL
- a CDS encoding ammonium transporter encodes the protein MTLHKKLASGLGALAVTALVAAPAWAQDLIKAPTAEQMATMYNKGDVAWMLVCAALVLMMAVPALALFYGGLVRSKNMLSVLMQVLTIVCVAALVWVGWGYSMAFTSGGENQFFGGFSKAFLQGVDGTTMAATFSNNLYLPEFVFVVFQMTFACITPALIVGAFAERVKFWPLMLFVVLWLTIVYFPMAHMVWYWAGPDFLPDAPTDAGLIWSWGALDFAGGTVVHINAGIAGLAGCLVLGKRVSYKKEPMPPHSLTMTMIGASLLWVGWFGFNAGSNLEANGVTAVAFINTLVATAAAALAWAVIEQFVHGKPSLLGAASGAVTGLVAITPAAGFAAPITSIILGAVATLVCFLFCTTVKNKLGYDDTLDVFGIHCIGGIVGAIGTGIVADPALGGQGFFDYTVFPAAVGSYDMAGQVITQIKAVALTLALSGGVSAVLFFLIDKTIGLRPSAEVELEGLDIAEHGERAYNY
- a CDS encoding TIGR01244 family sulfur transferase translates to MFRKIDETISVAPQISVEQVQQAADQGFTTIINNRPEQEEPGQPSGDAIREAARGAGLAYVAIPITPGGFTAQQVEAMQKALSEAKGPVLAFCRSGTRSTFVWALARGAAGDDPATLAEKAANAGYDISPIAPLLARR